One Candidatus Marinimicrobia bacterium CG08_land_8_20_14_0_20_45_22 DNA segment encodes these proteins:
- a CDS encoding ribosomal RNA small subunit methyltransferase A has product MTGFPKKRLGQNFLIDPNILRKIIAVISPKPEDIIVEIGSGRGALTDLLVQSGSEIHAIEIDKDLIPELQMKFGSFPNFHLWNDDALKFDLSSLSKPNSRLRIVGNIPYDITSPLIFKIFDNIAIVQDVTFLVQKEIARRITASPNSKDYGILSVLCNYFTIPKLEFIVSPHVFRPAPKVFSAVITLAIRQIDSDLEFRKMLIKTVKTAFNQRRKILSNALGIMLKERGTDDCPIDLNRRAEMLTVDEFMDLSQWFMRRESKPFSL; this is encoded by the coding sequence ATGACCGGTTTCCCTAAGAAAAGACTCGGTCAGAACTTCCTCATCGATCCCAATATTTTAAGAAAAATCATCGCAGTTATTTCTCCTAAACCGGAAGACATTATCGTCGAAATCGGGTCGGGAAGGGGCGCACTGACTGATTTGCTGGTTCAATCGGGCAGTGAAATTCACGCGATCGAAATCGACAAAGATCTGATTCCCGAATTACAGATGAAATTTGGCAGTTTCCCGAATTTCCATCTCTGGAATGACGACGCACTGAAGTTCGATCTTTCTTCATTATCTAAGCCGAACAGCCGACTGCGCATCGTTGGAAATATTCCGTACGACATCACGAGTCCGCTGATTTTTAAGATATTCGATAACATCGCAATCGTTCAGGATGTGACTTTTTTAGTTCAAAAGGAAATTGCCCGGCGCATAACGGCTTCACCGAATTCGAAGGATTACGGAATTCTGAGCGTTTTATGCAACTATTTTACTATTCCGAAACTCGAATTTATTGTCTCGCCGCATGTTTTTCGTCCGGCGCCAAAAGTTTTTTCCGCAGTAATTACACTGGCGATCCGGCAGATCGATTCCGATCTCGAGTTCCGAAAAATGTTGATCAAAACGGTGAAAACTGCTTTCAATCAGCGCCGGAAAATTCTGTCAAATGCGCTCGGCATCATGTTGAAAGAACGAGGAACGGACGATTGTCCGATCGACTTAAATCGTCGTGCCGAGATGCTGACTGTTGATGAATTCATGGATCTATCTCAATGGTTTATGCGAAGAGAATCCAAACCATTTTCCTTGTAA